A single Chitinophagales bacterium DNA region contains:
- a CDS encoding NAD-dependent epimerase/dehydratase family protein, which produces MGQQNILVIGAGGQIGTVLVEKLIQVFGITTVFATDLKENAEKGISALDVMDKSSLESFIEKNKIQEIYHLAAILSARGEQNPQWAWDINMGGLFNVLETAVKYKVEKVFYPSTIAVFGKHIPLENTPNHVPLVPATVYGISKVAGELWAEYYFNKYGLDVRSVRYPGVIGYQSLAGGGTTDYAVDIFHAEAKNEVFQCFLSEHTKLPMIYMEDCINATIDIMRAPIENIKIRTSYNLAGMSFSPLEIATEIQKRNPNFRIEYNPDFRQAIAATWPQSIDDSNARKDWGWKPKYDLSSMVDIMMTEVRKLYPSLSRDSS; this is translated from the coding sequence ATGGGTCAGCAAAATATTCTCGTCATCGGTGCAGGAGGTCAAATAGGAACCGTATTAGTAGAAAAACTAATTCAAGTTTTTGGGATCACAACCGTCTTCGCTACTGATTTAAAAGAGAATGCTGAAAAGGGAATATCTGCACTCGATGTGATGGACAAATCCAGCTTAGAGTCGTTTATAGAAAAGAATAAAATTCAAGAAATCTATCATTTAGCTGCTATCCTATCTGCTCGCGGAGAACAGAACCCTCAATGGGCTTGGGACATCAATATGGGTGGCTTGTTCAATGTATTGGAGACTGCAGTAAAATACAAAGTTGAAAAAGTTTTCTACCCCAGTACGATTGCGGTTTTTGGAAAGCATATTCCATTGGAAAATACTCCCAATCATGTCCCTTTGGTTCCTGCTACTGTATATGGCATCAGTAAGGTAGCTGGTGAATTGTGGGCCGAGTATTATTTTAATAAATATGGTCTAGATGTAAGATCCGTCAGATACCCTGGGGTTATTGGTTATCAATCCTTAGCTGGAGGTGGCACTACAGACTATGCAGTAGATATTTTTCATGCAGAAGCTAAAAACGAAGTCTTTCAATGTTTTTTATCTGAGCACACGAAGCTGCCAATGATATATATGGAAGACTGTATTAATGCAACTATTGATATTATGAGAGCTCCTATAGAAAATATAAAAATTAGGACGAGTTATAACTTGGCAGGTATGAGTTTTTCTCCTTTAGAAATAGCGACTGAAATTCAAAAAAGAAATCCAAATTTTAGAATCGAATATAACCCTGATTTTCGTCAAGCGATAGCTGCCACTTGGCCTCAAAGTATAGATGACTCAAACGCAAGGAAGGATTGGGGTTGGAAACCTAAATATGACTTAAGCAGTATGGTCGACATTATGATGACTGAGGTTCGAAAATTGTATCCGAGTCTTAGCAGAGATAGCTCATAA
- a CDS encoding choice-of-anchor L domain-containing protein: protein MFIRLIICFLMMCRLSIGISQTISLVDNQTSTSLANTLAGKGIQVTGGFTLNCSTLANGTFVNVNPTPNLSLAIDSGIVLCTGRVLSTTADTGINANRFRLASNNLGITTSDAQIATLAGASAVQRDLCFLQFNFVPRGDSAFIDYVFASEDYPEYVCLSSFDAFGIFVQAPSDTFKNYSKVPGTNINVSVNSINDTSKQTGVSNFNTYCKGLGAGSPFIQFYTANLINNHIVYDGMTKVLRARIPVQPNLTHTMKLAIADILDGNFDSGIFFKKSSFTSPPLLEITDKKATNGSNKDSLFLVEGCNPGVVSFSRSTISSPITVNVNFSGTANAADYSASSSFTIAAGNNSFNYNVSALTDAIKENIESLRIIFSVPSINYADTVQYYIKDFANGVTINNGKRDTSLCVGQNITLRHTATDTSFKTVWTPASNLSCTNCSNTIYTYSSPNTSSVQNVFLRISSVGCPTADSLITINVNPKPVISLPSSYSICINDSVRLNASISPVGAYSYTWTPNLGLSASNILDPFAKPTATQAYKLVVASPFGCRDSANTTVNISTIRGEIDSMRTTNTTCGTSNGSIRLFTKTSAPNNPPYTYSINGGTSFGSSNIFNGLAAGVYNVAIRNGSNCRFDTTLTITAGSNPPSATFTITNTSCGLVNGSARIITKSGVAPLAQQWRLGASIISTDTFINNRPAGNYVLTIVDNVGCSVNYPIAILGSSPANFSFIKTDQTCGNSNGSITANATSGASPFTYTWNQGGSTPTILGLTGGWYKLTFSDVNGCTKIDSVQLLSFPAITQNKSGTNALCGASNGTATAIVTSGGTSPFIYSWSNGVTTSPISASNHTINSLSGGKYKFTIQDSKGCTAFDSVIVNSSPALNISISRTNATCGNNNGSISVNILTGTPTYTYVWNDAVTTQNRINLGAGSYSVTATDGNGCTASGAAVVTMGSAPSLSTTKTNATCGLNNGSISTNVSGAKPPIVYNWSNGQTSNFISGLAPGIYSVTITDSFGCQRTKADTIHQPPFTNFTDSIVQTTCNTNNGQLFIKNIVGQSPISIVWSDGNTTATRTGLSPGNYSVLVQDGNGCQKSKTFTILASSNPSINFSINQALCNNTTGSISSSISGGTPAFSYTWSSGETTPNITAKAVGSYTLTVTDFNNCSATKTDSIIRRPPPTYQDSFRKARCGFNNGLIHIYNLVGSSPYSFSWSHDPNASGNFVVGLPSDTISVAITDSNGCIVRDTWDLTTKGAITYQTSIQRSKCNDSTGKITINITNGTPPYTIQWSNGDTGVMADSLKFGRYELLITDSLGCIVRDSITMRDSTMLRDTFVIVKTRCDTASGTILAMPFGGKAPYKHVWQRLPRDTFALLDSVTIGTYRVLTTDSNGCKYDTTTTMLYTHYPTITDSIVLEKCGGSNGEIHIKIDSVINPITIRWNGIIDSTYKKIGLKGPLTFSIQVIDSHKCQAFAFPFIDTNPIVPPIIVSSDPPCGNNLGTISLSFSPPIVAQSYIWSNSKTTASIDSLAPGIYSVTMTDTAGCVYVLRDTLAYTTAPTKSISWTRSNCGRFDGQIITVANSIYGDYFYSWKKMSGAFAPNEQATDTGFINNVDSGVYVVRISDTKGCILFDTIAIIDSTAPKIQFQIKNSHCNNGNGKAKAVVTGGSPPYSYTWYNFTTLDSLSSLFSGNYLLTVSDNRACVTIDTAKVLFIQSPDINLIPTNSFCGPSNGRIVTNISFGQSPFSFSWSHGPTTKDLNGLAANKYILTITDSTGCTDKDSVNIAAQPPLAISISKKPANCDLNNGILTASVVTGKPPYIFHWNTIISSMTASGLDTGKHVFYISDSNNCEIRDTVHLSRVKKHSASHIVVNDNCTYKIGSISTNVIDGRLPYTYSWSGGLGTNANAINVGAGTYTLSITDSLGCLVTSLVNVGDTAGPIVSLIVNTASCGLNNGSIFANVISSRTPLSHFWNNVAGTNTLSNINGGKFVYRVIDSRGCIKQDSATLDTVFPLTATKTSKNPSCNLNNGYIKIRATGGTGAKSYFWSPAAPNTDSIANLSPGKYKYTVTDTRGCIWIDSVTLIQQGLPTINFNKTPSTCRAGNGSLQAVVTNASGTITYNWSNGGNTPTISGIVPNNYSVTVTDATGCSASSTTFLNSIGVDSINLIFQHPKCNLNNGKIKAVPNNTIGTVNYNWSTTATIDSIINLGANTYTVTVTDNLCSFSKSQTLVMATSPVLNVTKQDASCNINNGQLNANINLGTGTSPFSYTWNGTPASSSLVNIDSGTYKVVVTDVNSCKDSTIIYVSRIPMLTVSLTGEKSKCGEANGSIATNVGGGASTKFYAWSNGASTANLSNILAGAYTLTLSDNGNCTITSNITIDDWKKPELYPQTVVLPVCGKPNGSIMTTTIFGTKPLRYLWNTGDTTTFLNNVADNTYTLVVTDSIGCKDTLMENLISGASPGFDSIRVDRSTCGLSNGGIYTLMSVRAINPVYTWSTGFVGNHIVNIGPGTYTLTVTDDRQCEIIRNFVVPTTKLPKIKLDSIQSFCLKANGSITSTVTEGTGSYQYLWNTGATSPNIAGLFPGIYRLTVTDSLNCRDSAKITVTEEPNLVTATYDTFNLICFQDFSGRVKFFPSGGQFPYSYKVYTTRQDSVAIGLSAGKHYFTITDNKGCEYKDSFTLTQPNKMITRVLDSINLICHNQPTGEILVKTTGGTFPYTYRWFPSGAYGDRAINLYAGTQTVAVEDLIGCKDTLKVTLTQPAPILITTSSKIQNPCYGTAKGSLSVNVVNGTKPYQYNWSNKANTKDLTNLKRGVYTLNLIDSNGCSAGHTDSLIDPARERNRGSIITKDLICKEIIEGEITVNAEGGVAPYQYSMDSGKFFSYKNKWTRLNAGNYYILIRDKENCETYKDTAIAPAPILRIEATPSSSTINLGESVSLGFNVLEGNNSWINEIMWSDGNGLSCSDCEQPIATTYVDNHYVLTIKYLSKCTLRDTVYIKVLDDNELYIPTAFSPLSANPENATFKLYSNKVVSARLTIFNRWSEKMYETEQGNTKGWDGYFKGELAPTGEYSYIAEVTYLNSRKVIKKGSFILVR from the coding sequence ATGTTTATAAGATTAATCATCTGCTTTCTTATGATGTGTCGCTTGAGTATCGGCATTAGTCAAACTATTTCTTTAGTAGATAATCAAACGTCGACATCTTTGGCTAATACTTTGGCTGGGAAAGGAATCCAGGTGACAGGTGGTTTTACTTTGAACTGCAGCACCTTGGCTAACGGCACCTTTGTCAATGTAAACCCAACCCCAAATTTAAGCTTGGCCATAGATAGTGGAATTGTACTGTGCACGGGACGTGTTTTAAGCACCACTGCGGATACGGGTATTAATGCGAATAGGTTTCGATTGGCAAGTAATAATCTAGGAATCACTACTTCAGATGCCCAAATAGCAACGCTAGCTGGTGCCTCAGCCGTTCAACGAGATTTATGTTTTTTACAGTTTAATTTTGTTCCACGAGGTGATTCGGCATTTATTGACTATGTATTTGCTTCTGAAGATTATCCTGAATATGTCTGTTTATCTAGTTTTGATGCTTTTGGTATTTTCGTGCAGGCACCTAGCGATACTTTTAAGAATTACTCCAAAGTACCCGGCACCAATATTAATGTGTCCGTTAATAGTATCAATGATACTAGCAAGCAGACTGGTGTTTCAAACTTCAATACCTACTGCAAAGGGTTAGGCGCTGGTTCACCTTTTATTCAATTTTATACAGCTAATTTAATTAACAATCATATTGTTTATGATGGTATGACAAAAGTTCTAAGGGCTAGAATACCAGTTCAACCAAATTTAACCCATACTATGAAACTGGCTATTGCAGATATATTGGATGGAAATTTCGATAGTGGTATATTTTTCAAAAAGTCGAGTTTTACCTCTCCTCCTTTATTGGAGATTACAGATAAGAAAGCGACCAATGGTTCAAATAAAGATTCCTTATTCCTTGTAGAGGGGTGCAATCCAGGTGTCGTATCCTTTTCGCGTTCTACTATTAGTTCTCCCATTACGGTGAATGTCAATTTTTCTGGAACAGCCAATGCCGCCGATTATTCTGCTAGCTCTAGTTTTACCATCGCAGCTGGTAATAATTCATTTAATTACAATGTGTCCGCTTTGACTGATGCTATTAAGGAAAATATCGAAAGCCTGCGCATCATTTTTTCTGTTCCGTCAATAAATTATGCAGATACAGTTCAATATTATATTAAAGATTTCGCTAATGGTGTAACAATAAATAATGGTAAACGAGATACATCACTGTGTGTAGGACAAAATATTACCCTTCGTCATACAGCTACCGACACTAGTTTTAAGACCGTGTGGACGCCAGCGAGCAATTTATCGTGTACCAACTGTAGCAATACGATTTATACCTATAGTTCCCCAAATACTTCCTCAGTCCAAAATGTATTTTTAAGAATTTCTTCTGTAGGTTGTCCTACTGCCGATTCACTAATTACTATCAATGTAAACCCTAAGCCTGTAATTAGTTTGCCTTCTAGTTATTCTATTTGCATAAATGACTCGGTACGTCTTAATGCTAGCATAAGTCCTGTGGGAGCTTATTCTTATACTTGGACTCCTAATCTTGGACTTTCTGCTTCCAATATACTTGATCCCTTTGCCAAGCCTACAGCAACTCAAGCTTATAAACTGGTTGTAGCTTCTCCCTTTGGGTGCAGGGATAGCGCTAATACGACAGTAAATATTTCTACCATTCGTGGAGAGATAGATTCTATGCGCACGACCAATACTACCTGTGGTACCAGCAATGGTTCTATACGACTTTTTACCAAAACCAGCGCCCCCAATAATCCACCATACACCTACTCAATCAATGGAGGGACAAGCTTCGGCTCCTCCAACATTTTTAATGGACTGGCAGCTGGTGTATATAATGTAGCAATTAGAAACGGATCCAATTGTAGATTTGATACTACGTTGACCATAACAGCTGGCAGCAATCCTCCTAGTGCTACATTTACTATAACTAATACTTCTTGTGGTCTTGTCAATGGTAGTGCCCGTATCATTACTAAATCGGGAGTTGCTCCATTGGCTCAGCAATGGAGACTAGGAGCGAGTATAATCTCCACCGACACATTTATAAACAATAGACCAGCGGGCAACTATGTACTAACGATAGTTGACAATGTAGGTTGCTCGGTTAATTATCCTATCGCCATTTTAGGAAGTTCTCCTGCAAATTTTAGTTTTATCAAAACAGATCAAACATGTGGCAATTCCAACGGCTCAATAACGGCTAATGCTACGAGTGGAGCATCTCCATTTACCTATACATGGAATCAAGGGGGAAGCACTCCTACGATATTAGGCTTAACTGGTGGTTGGTATAAATTGACGTTTTCAGATGTAAATGGTTGCACTAAAATAGACAGTGTACAATTATTATCATTTCCAGCGATTACTCAGAATAAATCTGGCACAAATGCCTTATGCGGCGCTAGCAATGGAACAGCGACTGCCATAGTAACAAGCGGCGGTACTTCTCCTTTCATTTATTCATGGAGCAATGGAGTTACTACTTCACCGATTTCAGCCTCCAATCATACCATCAATAGTCTATCGGGCGGCAAATATAAATTTACCATTCAAGACTCTAAAGGCTGTACAGCCTTCGATTCTGTCATAGTTAATTCCAGTCCTGCACTTAATATATCAATAAGCAGAACGAATGCTACTTGTGGGAATAATAATGGGTCTATTTCAGTAAATATATTGACAGGTACCCCTACCTATACTTATGTGTGGAATGATGCGGTCACTACTCAAAATAGAATCAATCTAGGTGCAGGAAGTTATAGCGTAACTGCTACCGATGGCAACGGTTGCACTGCATCAGGAGCAGCAGTAGTCACAATGGGGTCTGCTCCATCACTTTCTACGACCAAAACGAATGCAACTTGTGGATTAAACAATGGCAGTATTAGTACCAATGTTAGTGGCGCTAAGCCTCCCATAGTGTACAATTGGAGCAATGGACAAACTTCTAACTTCATTTCCGGCTTGGCTCCTGGGATATATTCAGTGACGATTACAGATTCATTTGGCTGTCAAAGAACCAAGGCAGATACCATACATCAGCCGCCATTCACTAATTTTACTGATAGTATTGTTCAAACAACATGCAATACAAATAATGGACAACTATTTATCAAAAATATAGTTGGACAATCTCCTATTTCTATAGTATGGTCTGATGGAAATACTACGGCTACCCGAACTGGACTATCACCAGGCAATTATTCTGTATTAGTGCAGGATGGTAATGGTTGTCAAAAGTCAAAAACATTTACCATTTTAGCTTCGTCCAATCCAAGTATAAACTTTTCGATAAATCAAGCCTTATGCAACAATACCACTGGAAGTATATCTTCAAGTATTTCTGGAGGTACTCCTGCATTTAGTTATACTTGGAGCTCAGGAGAGACCACTCCTAACATCACGGCTAAGGCAGTAGGATCCTATACTTTGACAGTCACAGATTTTAATAATTGTAGTGCTACTAAAACAGACTCTATCATACGAAGGCCACCACCTACTTATCAAGATAGCTTTCGAAAAGCCCGCTGCGGCTTCAATAATGGACTTATACATATTTACAATTTAGTTGGGTCTTCACCTTATTCTTTTTCATGGAGTCATGATCCAAATGCTAGTGGAAATTTTGTTGTTGGTCTACCAAGTGATACTATTAGCGTTGCCATAACAGATAGCAATGGATGTATAGTACGGGATACTTGGGATTTGACTACAAAAGGAGCTATTACCTATCAAACATCTATTCAACGTTCCAAATGCAATGATTCCACAGGAAAAATTACAATAAATATTACCAATGGAACCCCTCCATATACTATTCAATGGTCGAATGGAGATACAGGCGTGATGGCAGATAGCCTTAAATTTGGCAGGTATGAGTTGCTTATAACAGATAGCCTCGGATGTATAGTACGAGATTCAATTACTATGCGCGATAGCACTATGCTGCGAGATACTTTTGTCATAGTGAAAACGCGCTGTGATACCGCTAGCGGGACGATTTTAGCTATGCCTTTTGGTGGTAAAGCTCCATACAAACATGTGTGGCAGCGTTTGCCTAGAGATACTTTTGCATTGCTAGATAGTGTCACTATCGGCACCTATCGGGTGTTAACTACAGACTCAAATGGATGTAAGTATGACACCACTACCACTATGCTATATACCCATTACCCTACTATTACAGATTCTATTGTCTTAGAGAAATGCGGAGGCAGTAATGGAGAAATACATATAAAAATTGATAGTGTTATAAATCCTATTACCATTCGATGGAATGGTATAATCGATTCTACCTATAAGAAAATAGGTCTCAAAGGACCATTAACTTTTTCAATTCAAGTAATCGACTCCCATAAGTGTCAGGCATTCGCCTTTCCTTTTATAGATACCAACCCTATTGTTCCACCAATAATTGTAAGTAGTGACCCACCGTGTGGGAATAATTTGGGTACTATTTCTTTAAGTTTCTCTCCGCCTATAGTAGCCCAATCCTATATTTGGAGCAATAGTAAAACTACAGCATCGATAGATAGCCTAGCACCTGGCATATACTCGGTTACTATGACTGATACAGCTGGTTGCGTCTATGTACTTCGGGACACCTTAGCATATACCACTGCACCTACCAAATCTATAAGCTGGACTAGATCTAATTGTGGTCGATTCGATGGACAAATAATAACGGTAGCAAATAGTATCTATGGAGATTATTTCTATAGTTGGAAGAAAATGTCTGGGGCTTTTGCTCCGAATGAACAAGCAACTGATACAGGGTTTATTAATAATGTTGATTCCGGAGTCTATGTGGTGCGAATCAGTGATACCAAGGGTTGTATCCTCTTTGATACTATTGCTATTATCGATAGTACAGCTCCTAAAATTCAATTTCAAATTAAAAATTCTCACTGTAATAATGGCAATGGAAAAGCCAAAGCTGTTGTAACAGGGGGAAGTCCTCCTTATAGTTATACCTGGTACAATTTCACAACATTAGATTCATTAAGCTCCTTGTTTAGTGGCAATTATTTATTGACTGTTTCGGATAATAGAGCCTGTGTAACGATTGATACCGCAAAGGTTTTATTTATTCAAAGTCCAGATATCAATCTAATCCCTACGAATTCATTTTGTGGACCTAGTAATGGAAGAATCGTCACAAATATTAGTTTTGGGCAATCACCATTTAGTTTTTCTTGGAGCCATGGCCCCACCACTAAAGACTTAAATGGCTTGGCTGCTAACAAATATATCCTGACAATTACCGATAGTACAGGTTGTACAGATAAAGACTCCGTCAACATTGCAGCGCAGCCACCTTTGGCGATTTCTATAAGTAAAAAACCTGCAAACTGTGATTTGAATAACGGTATTCTCACTGCATCTGTTGTTACAGGTAAGCCTCCTTATATATTCCACTGGAATACTATTATTTCTTCTATGACTGCTTCAGGCTTGGATACAGGTAAGCACGTCTTTTATATTTCGGATTCTAATAACTGTGAAATAAGAGACACCGTGCATCTGTCACGTGTGAAAAAGCATAGTGCAAGTCATATTGTAGTGAATGACAATTGCACCTATAAAATAGGAAGCATTTCTACAAATGTTATTGATGGGAGACTTCCTTATACCTACTCATGGAGTGGTGGATTAGGTACGAATGCCAATGCAATAAATGTAGGAGCGGGAACATATACCCTATCTATTACGGACAGTTTGGGTTGTTTGGTCACATCCCTTGTCAATGTAGGAGATACTGCTGGGCCTATTGTTTCGCTCATCGTTAATACTGCGAGTTGCGGACTCAATAATGGTTCTATATTTGCCAATGTTATCAGCTCCCGAACTCCTTTAAGTCATTTCTGGAATAATGTCGCTGGTACAAATACCTTGTCTAATATCAATGGGGGCAAATTTGTATATAGAGTGATTGATTCAAGAGGATGTATCAAGCAGGATTCTGCTACTCTCGATACGGTATTCCCATTGACGGCTACCAAGACCAGTAAAAATCCAAGTTGTAATCTCAATAATGGTTATATCAAAATAAGAGCAACAGGTGGCACTGGTGCGAAATCTTATTTTTGGAGTCCCGCAGCACCTAATACAGATTCTATAGCCAACCTAAGTCCTGGAAAATATAAATACACAGTAACCGATACGCGAGGTTGCATTTGGATAGACTCTGTGACGCTGATACAACAAGGTTTGCCAACTATCAATTTTAATAAAACTCCATCTACCTGTAGAGCTGGCAATGGAAGCCTGCAAGCAGTGGTAACTAATGCGAGCGGAACTATAACCTATAATTGGAGCAATGGCGGCAATACCCCTACCATTAGTGGTATAGTTCCGAACAACTATAGTGTGACCGTGACCGATGCTACAGGTTGTAGTGCTTCTTCGACTACTTTCCTAAATAGTATTGGAGTAGATTCTATCAATTTAATTTTCCAACATCCAAAATGTAATCTTAATAACGGTAAAATAAAAGCTGTGCCGAACAATACGATAGGCACTGTGAATTATAACTGGAGTACCACAGCTACCATAGATAGTATTATAAATCTTGGTGCTAACACATATACTGTGACAGTGACCGACAATCTATGTTCATTTAGCAAGTCACAAACTTTAGTCATGGCCACGTCGCCTGTCCTCAATGTGACTAAACAGGATGCCAGCTGTAACATCAACAATGGACAACTCAACGCCAATATCAATTTAGGAACAGGTACATCGCCCTTTAGTTATACTTGGAACGGAACTCCCGCTTCCTCTAGTTTAGTGAATATAGATTCAGGTACATATAAAGTAGTAGTAACTGATGTAAATAGTTGTAAGGATTCTACCATTATATATGTCTCTCGAATACCTATGCTCACAGTTAGTCTCACAGGCGAGAAATCAAAATGTGGCGAAGCCAATGGAAGTATTGCCACAAATGTAGGAGGTGGAGCTTCCACAAAATTCTACGCCTGGAGCAACGGTGCAAGCACAGCCAACCTTTCGAATATCTTGGCTGGCGCTTATACCCTTACACTAAGCGATAATGGAAATTGTACCATTACATCGAATATAACGATTGATGATTGGAAGAAACCAGAACTATATCCACAGACTGTTGTGTTGCCTGTTTGTGGCAAACCGAATGGATCTATAATGACAACTACAATATTTGGCACCAAACCATTAAGATACTTATGGAATACCGGTGATACGACCACCTTCTTAAATAATGTAGCGGATAATACTTATACACTTGTCGTAACAGATAGTATAGGCTGCAAGGATACTCTTATGGAAAATTTAATATCTGGTGCTTCGCCAGGATTTGATTCAATAAGAGTCGATCGCTCTACATGTGGATTGTCAAATGGTGGCATATATACCCTAATGTCGGTAAGAGCTATAAACCCTGTATATACATGGAGCACTGGATTCGTTGGTAATCATATAGTGAATATTGGACCTGGCACATATACACTTACCGTAACAGATGATAGACAATGTGAAATCATACGAAATTTTGTTGTACCTACAACAAAGCTTCCAAAAATCAAATTGGATTCTATTCAATCTTTTTGTCTTAAGGCAAATGGAAGTATCACATCTACTGTGACGGAAGGAACTGGATCCTATCAATACCTATGGAATACGGGCGCAACTAGTCCAAATATTGCTGGTTTGTTTCCAGGAATCTATAGACTTACCGTTACAGATAGCTTGAATTGCAGGGATTCTGCAAAAATTACTGTGACCGAAGAGCCTAATTTAGTAACAGCTACCTATGATACCTTCAACCTTATTTGCTTTCAAGATTTTTCAGGTCGTGTCAAATTTTTCCCTTCAGGTGGCCAGTTTCCTTATAGTTATAAGGTGTATACTACTAGACAAGATTCTGTAGCTATTGGTCTCAGCGCTGGCAAACATTATTTTACTATCACGGACAATAAAGGTTGTGAATATAAAGATTCATTCACCCTTACCCAGCCAAATAAGATGATTACCAGGGTGCTTGATTCCATCAATCTTATATGCCATAATCAGCCAACTGGAGAAATCTTGGTTAAAACAACAGGAGGTACATTTCCTTACACCTATCGCTGGTTCCCATCAGGAGCTTATGGCGATAGAGCCATTAACTTATATGCAGGAACTCAGACAGTAGCGGTCGAAGATTTAATAGGGTGTAAAGATACCTTAAAAGTAACTCTGACACAGCCTGCCCCGATACTTATTACAACAAGTTCTAAAATACAAAATCCTTGCTATGGCACAGCAAAAGGCTCTCTTTCCGTCAATGTAGTGAATGGAACCAAACCATATCAATATAACTGGTCCAATAAGGCTAATACTAAAGATCTTACGAATCTTAAGCGAGGGGTCTATACGTTAAATCTCATTGACTCGAATGGTTGTAGCGCTGGTCATACTGATTCTTTGATAGATCCAGCTAGAGAGCGCAATAGAGGGTCAATCATCACAAAAGACCTCATATGTAAAGAAATAATCGAAGGCGAGATAACCGTCAATGCAGAAGGAGGCGTTGCTCCGTATCAATATAGTATGGATAGTGGCAAGTTTTTCTCATATAAAAATAAGTGGACGAGACTCAATGCAGGTAATTATTATATACTTATTCGAGATAAGGAAAACTGTGAAACATATAAGGATACGGCTATTGCACCCGCTCCTATTCTGCGTATCGAAGCTACACCATCATCTAGCACCATAAACTTGGGAGAATCAGTCTCTCTAGGATTTAATGTTTTAGAGGGAAATAACTCATGGATAAATGAGATAATGTGGAGTGATGGAAATGGATTGAGTTGTTCAGATTGTGAACAACCAATAGCCACTACTTATGTGGACAATCATTATGTACTGACCATAAAATATCTCAGTAAATGCACTTTACGCGATACTGTTTATATAAAAGTATTAGATGATAATGAATTATATATTCCTACTGCATTTTCTCCGCTAAGCGCTAATCCTGAGAATGCTACATTTAAACTATATTCGAATAAAGTAGTTTCCGCACGCTTAACCATATTTAATCGATGGAGCGAAAAAATGTATGAAACGGAACAAGGAAATACAAAAGGTTGGGACGGATATTTTAAAGGAGAATTAGCACCAACAGGCGAGTATAGCTATATAGCAGAAGTTACTTATCTCAATAGTAGAAAGGTAATTAAAAAAGGAAGTTTTATATTGGTGAGGTAA
- a CDS encoding type I 3-dehydroquinate dehydratase, translated as MKACVVITENNIRRAISIAENFSIAEIRLDVCRFRSQHIQEIFSLPIDTIATYREDDGFHASVQKMDELKKAISAGASYIDLELSLNTQQKEDLILFAKAYGAKVIISHHDFDKTPPLNTLKEIISQSREIGADIVKIATKVNFRDDCINLLNLYKGESDLIAFGMGEDAKFTRINSMFLGAPFAYVYHKSSNKTAEGQLSYKEFETIMSYLC; from the coding sequence GTGAAAGCTTGTGTGGTTATTACAGAGAATAATATTCGGCGTGCTATTTCTATAGCAGAAAATTTTTCTATTGCCGAAATTAGATTGGATGTATGCCGATTTAGGTCTCAACATATACAAGAGATTTTCTCTTTACCTATAGATACTATAGCTACTTATAGGGAAGATGATGGTTTCCACGCTAGTGTTCAAAAAATGGATGAACTAAAAAAAGCTATTAGTGCAGGTGCATCATACATAGATTTAGAGTTATCATTAAACACACAGCAGAAAGAAGATTTAATTTTGTTCGCAAAAGCCTATGGAGCCAAGGTTATTATTTCTCACCATGATTTTGACAAAACACCACCGCTAAATACCTTAAAGGAAATCATAAGTCAATCAAGGGAAATTGGGGCTGATATTGTAAAGATAGCGACTAAGGTCAATTTTCGAGACGACTGCATTAATTTGCTGAATTTATATAAAGGAGAATCAGATTTGATTGCTTTTGGAATGGGTGAAGATGCTAAATTTACTAGGATTAATTCAATGTTCCTCGGAGCTCCATTTGCTTATGTTTATCATAAAAGTAGCAATAAAACAGCTGAAGGGCAGCTTAGCTATAAAGAATTTGAAACTATTATGAGCTATCTCTGCTAA